GGTAAATCGACGCGCCATAAGCGGCCGAGAGGCCCAGGTTTTGCTGAAGCAGGGTTTCGTAAATCACGCCCTGCAGATTGCGGGCAGCCTGCTCCACGCTTTCGAGCAGTACTGTGGGGGCTGAAAGGGCTATAGTTTCGCTATGCATCGGCTTCGGCAGTTTTCTTCAGGGAGCGGAGCTGGCGCACGGTTGCGCCGGTTTGCCACAGCTCCGATTCCCGAACTTCCTTGAGTTCGGCTTCCAGTTCTTTCCGATAGTTCGGCGTGGAGCCGCGCTGGATGGTACGCTCGGCTTCCTTGCCCGAGGCCACGCTGTCGTAGAGCTCATTGAGCACGGGCAGCGTAGCTTCCCGGAAGCGGCCTTTCCAGTCGAGGGCGCCACGCTGGGCCGTTACGGAGCAGTTGCTGAACATCCAGTCCATGCCGTTTTCGCCTACCAGCGGTACCAGGCTCTGGGTCAGCTCTTCTACGGTTTCATTGAAGGCCTCGGAAGGCGAGTGGCCGCGCTGGCGCAGCACTTGGTACTGAGCCTCGATGATACCAGCCAAAGCACCCATCAGCACGCCCCGCTCCCCGGTCAGGTCGGAGTATACTTCGCGCTTAAAGTCGGTTTCGAACAGGTAGCCCGAGCCTACCCCGATGCCCAGGGCAATGGCCTTTTCCAGGGCCTCACCGGTAGCATCCTGAAACACGGCATACGACGAGTTCAGCCCGCCGCCCTGCAGATAGAGTCGGCGCAGGCTGGTGCCGCTGCCCTTGGGCGCCACCAGAATCACGTCCACGTCGGCGGGTGGAATGATGTTGGTTTGGTCGTTGAAGGTGATGCCGAAGCCGTGGGAGAAGTACAGCGTTTTGCCCGGCGTGAGGTGCTGCTTCAAGGTGGGCCACAGGGCAATCTGGCCGGCATCCGAGAGCAGGTTGGCAATAATG
Above is a genomic segment from Hymenobacter cellulosivorans containing:
- the ilvC gene encoding ketol-acid reductoisomerase, with product MATINFGGVEETVITRDEYPLFKAQAYLKDEVIAVIGYGVQGPGQALNLRDNGFNVIIGQRQDSPSWEKALQDGWVEGETLFSIEEAAARGTIIANLLSDAGQIALWPTLKQHLTPGKTLYFSHGFGITFNDQTNIIPPADVDVILVAPKGSGTSLRRLYLQGGGLNSSYAVFQDATGEALEKAIALGIGVGSGYLFETDFKREVYSDLTGERGVLMGALAGIIEAQYQVLRQRGHSPSEAFNETVEELTQSLVPLVGENGMDWMFSNCSVTAQRGALDWKGRFREATLPVLNELYDSVASGKEAERTIQRGSTPNYRKELEAELKEVRESELWQTGATVRQLRSLKKTAEADA